The genomic DNA TACACTTGATGATATTGCAAACATTGGTTTAATCAATGGTGGGGCTGAGAGCGATACGTTAACACTTAACGGCACAGAGCAAGTGGTTAAGCTGGGCACAAACGTCACCTTAGTTGAAAACATCAATGCAACCGCAGGTAAGTTAGTTGCGCAAGATATAGATAACTCGTGGGAGGTAACTTCATCTAATAGTGGCACTCTGAAAAATACTACCGAGGGCGTAGTTACTTTTATTGGTTTCTCTGACTTAGTTGGTGGAGCTCTAGATGATTCTTTTACAGTTGATTCCTTCGACTATTTTACCTCGATTGATGGTGGGAAACATGTTGTTGGTGATAGCGTTTTCATCAATGCAAATAACCAGACAGTTATCATTGGTGAAAACCTATTTAATATTGAAACTATCACCGCTGCTAAGGGGGGAACGAATGTGCTTCAAGGCGATGATATTGAAACTCTTTGGGAAGTTACTGATTACGGAAAAGGCAGCATTAGTTATTTTTCAGATGGTGAAACAAAAAATATCTCGTTTACTAACTTCACCGATTTACAAGGTGGTGCACTAGACGACACCTTTAAACTCTCTTTGATGGATCATATTTCAGGTATTATTGATGGTGGTGATCATGTTAAAGGTGACCTGATTGAACTATCTACTGATAATCAAATTGTTAAATTAGGAAGTGATATTGATAATATTGAAGTCATTACTGCTTCAGGCGGTCGAAATTCTCTATTTGCTAAAAATGATATTAATACTTGGGATATTAATGCATTAAATGGTGGTGAAGTTAATAATATTGCTTTCAGCAACTTTACTGATTTAGTTGGTGGAGAGTTAGTTGACACATTTACCGTCTCAGCTAATGGTGCGGTCGATGGTATTATTAATGCCGGTAATGGTGCTGATGAACTAATTGTTAAACTTAACAGTGAAAATCGTACTCAATCTGGCGTTATTAACTTTGTTGGTGGTGATGATGGTGCTGAAGATAGTGTTTCTATTCAAGGGGTTACCGGTGATAAATTAGCTTTCTCTGAAACATATCAAGCCAATGTATTGGTAGAATCATTACAGTTTGATCAATTAAGTTATGAAAATTCATTTACGCAGGCTAATGTCCAAGTTAACTTCCGAGAAGTGAGTTCTGTAGATGATGCAATTCAGACGTCTTCTTTAGTTATTAACAACGCAGGTGCTGATGATGTGCTTTATGTTAATGAGAATGCTTTCAGTACAAAATCTGGTCTTGTAGATATTAGCTATGCCTCGAAGGATAAAGGTAATGTTACACTGCAAGCCTTTGATAATAGTTCAATAGAGTTAAACGGAGATGTCACCGTAGCAGGTGACCTGACGGTAACTGCAAACACGGTAAAACAAGATCAAGGGACTATTTTTGCTGATCGCATCATTTTTGATAATGCCTCGTCGGTGGGCTCCAATAAAGCAATTGATACAAATGTTGATGAGCTTTTGGTTCGAAATCACAGTGGTGAAATTTACTTGAGTCAAACAGGTGATTTACTTATTAGTGCCATCGATAATACTACCGGTTTAATTGACGTTTCAGCACTTTCAGGTTTGATTGAAAGTGACGCAAACCTAAATTCGAGTGGCGATCTTACTTTAGAGTCAGCTGAAATTAAATTCACTGGTTTCAATAATTTAGCGGGTAAACTAGATTTAACTGCTGATGATATTGTGATTAATAATGATAGCATTACTAACCTTGTTGGGATTAAAGCTAAAAATGTTTCTGTGACTTCTAATGGAGATATTAATGCAACGGGTGATATCAATGTATCTGCTAATGGTAACGGATCTGCATTATTTACTTCGTCTAATGGCAGCATTAGTCTTGCTGGTAATAACATCATTGATAGTTTAAATGTTAACGCTTCTAATGATATTTTGCTATCAGACCTAACGACATCTAATCTGGTTGCTGAAACACAAAATGGAGATATTGTTGCAGCGGGCTCACTTGATATTTCACAATACTTTGATGCGATAACTACCAAGTTAACGGCTCGAAATGGTGATATTTCTCTACTCAATGATAGCAATAATTTTAATAAAATAAGTCTCACGGCGAATAATGCGCAGATAGTGGATCGTAATGATTTGAGCTTACTGGACAGTTCTCTAACAAATAACTTAACCGTTAATGCAAATGGTCGATTAGCATTGGGAACAATAACTGCTGGTGAATCAATGTATTTAGATGCGGGAGTAGGTAATATTACTTCAGAAAAATCAGATCTTACTGCTTCAGAAATTATTTTACGCGCAACAACCGGTATTGGTAGTGGCAATTATGATAATTTAGTGGGTAGTAGTGCCGATATGAGTGGCGCTATCAATATGACGGCATCGACCTTGAGTGCGATTAATAACAACTCCGGTATTATTAATCTCAGTAATAGTAAAGATGTTGTGATTAATGACTTACGAAATGGTGGCGATATTGTGCTTAGTAATATCGGTGATATGACGTTACAAACAACGCAGTTGGAAGGCGGGGTTAATGGACAAATGAAAGGTGCCATTGATGCAAACTATGGATACCCAACTGAAAATCCTGTGTATCCTGGGCGTGTTGCTATCTTAACTGATAAAGCTAATTCTGTGTATACCACTGGTTTAGGTTTTGCTGAAGCAGATATAACTGCAGAAAGCTTACTGGTAAGAAGTGTTTTAAACTTCGGTAAAGCATCCCAGCCAATTAGGTTACGAGTTAATGATGACTTTACACTACTCGGGTCTTTCGGTGCCCCATTTTATATCGGTGAAAGACCACGTAATATTACGACTACAGCTGATATTATAGAAATTAATATTAATGGTTTATCGGGACAACAGCTCATTGAAGTTGAGTCATTAAGTGAAGTTGATCCTGCTATTTTTGCTGAAGTAAGAAATTACAACGTTGATGATGTATCGCTATTAATGCCAAGAGATCAACGTTTTGATGAAGAGGATGAAGAGGAAGATGAAGAAGAGAGTATATTGCAATAATATACTTTGTTTACAAGTAATGAATCATTCAGTAAATGAATGATTCATTACTATAACTTTGAATTAAGTCATTGAGTATTAAATCGATAGCGCTTGATAACTTTTGTTGCGTTATGGAAAATAAAATAATTAGGATAGATTGTGATTAATGGATTAATGTTTGCCTTGCGAAAGCATGCGTCGGTTTGGGCAACCCTTTTACTGTTTTTACCTTCGTTGGCGCAAGCTGATTTTTTGAAAATGCCAGAGATTGAGCAGTTAAGAAAAATTAAAGAGAAAACACTCCTCAAGGATATGGATATTCCATCGGTAAGAGAAAGGGCGCCAGATCCTAATGCCGGGCCTCGTTTAGCGGTCGCAGAGTTTCGCATTCAAGGGTTAGTTGAATTTCCAGAATTAGGTATTACACGTGACTCTATCGCACAGTTAGTTGAAAGTATTCGGTTTGATTTAATGGGCGAGGGAAAGTTACTCGAATCGGGTTATACCATTGATGAATTGGGGGAGCTTTCTGATCTATTAATTGATATCGAAGAAGAAACTGTTGATCGACACGTTTCCTCATTAGAAGTACAAAAGCTGGTTTGGCTTATTCGTGCACAACAAGGCAAACGTGGTGTGACGCTAGGTCAAATTGAAGCGGTTGCCAATAGTATCACTCAGTTTTATCGCCAACGTGGATTTATTCTTGCAAAAGCCTACATTCCTAAGCAGGAAGTACGGGATGGTATCGTTAACTTAACGGTACTACTAGGGATTCTTGGTGAAGTAAATGTACGTGGTAATGAGTTATATGATGATGATGAAATTACTTCGGTCTTTGATAACTTCATTGACAAGCCTGTAACGAGTGAGAGTATTGAAGAAAACCTATTTATCATAAATGGTTTTCCGGGAGTTAACGTAGACGGCTATTTCGAACCAGGTACACAAGTCGGCGATACTAAGTTAAATGTTAATGTACGTAATGAAGAGCGCTTTAATTTTAATACGCGTATTGATAATCATGGCTCAAAAGAGTCGGGTTTATACCGTTTATTCGTTGGTGGACAAGCTAATAATTTATTGGGTCTTTCTGATGTCTTGAGTGTTAGTTTACTTCAAACAGTATTCCCAGAAGATACTACTTTCTGGCAGATAAATTATGAAAGTAATTTATTTAGCCCACGCTTTCGCTTTGCACTCGATATTTCACAAAACCAATTTGTAGTGGATCAAAGTTCGGTGGCTTCAAATATTGACTTAAGCGGTATCGTTGATGTTTATGGTGTACAAGGGACCTATATCGCGCAACGAAGCCGTAAGCGTAATAGTAGCTACATGTTGCGTTATGAAAATATTACCTCTGATCTGCAAATAGGCGATCTCCCCGATGTTGGTAATCTTCTTGATGAGCAGTTATCTCGTGTCGCACTGTCTTACCAGTTTGATTTTTTAGATGATGCCAACAAATTGTTACACGAAGTTAATGTTGCTTATAACTATGGTTTCTTCAACTATGGATTTGATGTCGGACAAAAAGAGAAGTTTCATGTGTTGATGCTTGATTATACTTTACTGAGCTTCCTAAAAGTGCCTTTTACAGACAGCAATTCACGTGTTGTTTTTCGTTCCTACAGCCAATATGCAGGTACAAATTTATCTTCTTTGTCACGCTTTTCATTAACCGGCCCAACTAAGGTACGTGGTTTTTCTCCTAGTTACTTTACTGCCGATGATGCAATCTATTTAGGTTCAGATTGGATCTTTAACAGCCCAAGCTTTCTAGATTTCTCCGTGTTTGGTACTACTTTTGATAACGCTTTTAAACCCTTTGTTTTTGCTGATTATGCTTATGGTTACCAATATTTACTTGGTTATCAGATAGATAATGCAACCAATGCTTCAGCACACCTTGCCGATGTTGGACTTGGTTTGAAGATTTCTCATCAAAGTGGTTTTGATGGTACGATTCAGCTTGGTTTTCCTGTCTTAAGCGAATTAAAAGTAGCTGGCGAAGATCCTGAACATGATTCAATGCTGGTCACATTTGATTTTCAGTATGTGTTCTAAAAAAGTAAAAAAAATCGCAACTTAAATCAGGTTTTTGTTGAATAATTAGCAAAAGTATTTTAGTTTAGCGTCTGGGAAATTAATCTAATACTTTAATTTTTAAAGTGTTATTTATTTTAAACCAACTAAGTCATTTAAAAAGGAAATACAGAAATATGGCAATTTATTTAGAGTTTGAAGGAATCAAAGGTAACGTTACTGCTGAAGGTTTTGAAGATCATGTTTTAGTTGATTCAGTAAGCTTCGGTGTTAGCCGTGGTTTAACAATGGAATCAGGAAAAATGGCTAACCGTGAAGTAGGTAAGCCAAACGTTTCTGAAGTATCTTTAGTTAAATCTGCAGATAACTCAGTAACAGCTTTATTTAAAGAAGGTGTTTGTGGTTCATCTGGTAAGAAAGTTGCACTTAAATTTGTTCGCACAGGTAGCGACAAAGTTGAAGAGTTCATGTCTTATACACTACAAGACTGTTTAGTAAGCAGCTACCACATCTCTGCACAGGGTGATGAAGAGCCTACTGAAAACATTACACTTAGCTTCTCTAAGTGTGAAATCAACTACACAGATTTCGATGGCAGCAACAAGAGTGGTAGCCCACAACGTGCTGGTTACGATCTTACTGCTGCTAAAGCACTGTAATATTCTGTTCCTATCAAAGATGCAACCAATGGGTTGCGTCTTTTTTGATAAT from Psychromonas sp. psych-6C06 includes the following:
- a CDS encoding ShlB/FhaC/HecB family hemolysin secretion/activation protein, with product MINGLMFALRKHASVWATLLLFLPSLAQADFLKMPEIEQLRKIKEKTLLKDMDIPSVRERAPDPNAGPRLAVAEFRIQGLVEFPELGITRDSIAQLVESIRFDLMGEGKLLESGYTIDELGELSDLLIDIEEETVDRHVSSLEVQKLVWLIRAQQGKRGVTLGQIEAVANSITQFYRQRGFILAKAYIPKQEVRDGIVNLTVLLGILGEVNVRGNELYDDDEITSVFDNFIDKPVTSESIEENLFIINGFPGVNVDGYFEPGTQVGDTKLNVNVRNEERFNFNTRIDNHGSKESGLYRLFVGGQANNLLGLSDVLSVSLLQTVFPEDTTFWQINYESNLFSPRFRFALDISQNQFVVDQSSVASNIDLSGIVDVYGVQGTYIAQRSRKRNSSYMLRYENITSDLQIGDLPDVGNLLDEQLSRVALSYQFDFLDDANKLLHEVNVAYNYGFFNYGFDVGQKEKFHVLMLDYTLLSFLKVPFTDSNSRVVFRSYSQYAGTNLSSLSRFSLTGPTKVRGFSPSYFTADDAIYLGSDWIFNSPSFLDFSVFGTTFDNAFKPFVFADYAYGYQYLLGYQIDNATNASAHLADVGLGLKISHQSGFDGTIQLGFPVLSELKVAGEDPEHDSMLVTFDFQYVF
- a CDS encoding type VI secretion system tube protein Hcp, with product MAIYLEFEGIKGNVTAEGFEDHVLVDSVSFGVSRGLTMESGKMANREVGKPNVSEVSLVKSADNSVTALFKEGVCGSSGKKVALKFVRTGSDKVEEFMSYTLQDCLVSSYHISAQGDEEPTENITLSFSKCEINYTDFDGSNKSGSPQRAGYDLTAAKAL